The genomic DNA TCCAATTTTTATTTATGGAACAAAATGATGTGATCGGCGTTTGGGGCGACTATGGCGAAACAACCAAGAGCGTGGCAGCGCATGTTATCGGGCCGGCGGCTGGACCTTCTGGACCCGACGCCCGTAGACATCGAGATTGAAGATATTGCCCACGGTCTGGCGTTTGTCGCGCGATGGAACGGGCAGACGCAGGGTGATTTTGCCTATTCCGTCGCCGAACATTCGCTGCTGGTCGAATTGATCTTTGGCCGCATCGCCCCCAAGGCCCCGGTAAAATGGCATATGGCGGCGCTGCTGCACGACGCGCCGGAGTACGTCATCGGCGATATGATTTCGCCGGTGAAGGCGGCGGTGGGTCCGGGCTATGGCGCATTGGACGAACGGCTGGAGGCGGCGATCCACATCCGGTTCGGACTGCCCGCAAAGGTGCCCGCCAGCATCAAGCGCCAGATCAAGAAAGCCGACCGCGTAAGCGCCTGGATGGAAGCCACGCAGATCGCGGGCTTTGCCGCGGCGGAGGCTGACAAGTTCTTCGGCAAGCCTGACCCGGCGTTGATGGAGGGGCTGTCGATTGCCCTGCGCCCCCCGCGCGAGGTCCGTACCGATTTCACCCGCCGCCACGCGGCCTTGCTGGAGCAGATGGCATGATAAACGTACGCCGCGCGATGACGCTGGACACGGGATCAATGGCGAAGCTGTTGAACGAGATTATCGAACGGGGCGGCACCACGGCGCTGGTGCGAAAGGTGACCGCCACCGACCTGCAGGAATGGATCGCGGAGGGCGGCGCGCGGGCGGCGTGGCACGTGGCATTGGACGATACGGAAACGGTCGTCGGGTTCCAGTGGATTGCACCGCACCCGAAATTACCGCAGGACGCCTGCGACATCGCCACTTTCGTACAGGTCGGCCGCACCGGGCTTGGCATCGGATCGGCGCTTTTCTCGGCGAACGCGCAGGCCGCCAAAGCGCTCGGATACCGCTGGATCAATGCCACGATCCGCGCCGACAACGAAGGCGGGCTGACGTATTATCAAAGCCGCGGGTTCCGCGATTGGGCCTTTGACGAGGGCGTCAAGCTCGACACCGGTCAGGTCGTCGACAAGATCAGCAAGCGTTACGACGTCTAGCGCGGACTGCGTTTCGCGAGAATCCGTTGCAGGGTCCGGCGGTGCATGTTCAGCCGGCGCGCCGTTTCGGACACGTTGCGGTCACACAGTTCGTACACCCGCTGGATGTGTTCCCACCGCACGCGGTCCGCGCTCATCGGGTTTTCGGGTGGCGGGGGCAGATCATCGCCCTTGGCCAGCAGCGCATTGGTGATGTCGGTGGCGTCGGCGGGTTTCGACAGATAGTCGGTCGCGCCGATCTTGACCGCGGCAACCGCCGTGGCAATCGCGCCGTAGCCCGTGAGCACGACAACGCGCGCATCGGGGCGTTTTTCGCGCAGCACTTCGACCACGTCGAG from Sulfitobacter sp. S190 includes the following:
- a CDS encoding HD family hydrolase, with the translated sequence MAKQPRAWQRMLSGRRLDLLDPTPVDIEIEDIAHGLAFVARWNGQTQGDFAYSVAEHSLLVELIFGRIAPKAPVKWHMAALLHDAPEYVIGDMISPVKAAVGPGYGALDERLEAAIHIRFGLPAKVPASIKRQIKKADRVSAWMEATQIAGFAAAEADKFFGKPDPALMEGLSIALRPPREVRTDFTRRHAALLEQMA
- a CDS encoding GNAT family N-acetyltransferase; translated protein: MINVRRAMTLDTGSMAKLLNEIIERGGTTALVRKVTATDLQEWIAEGGARAAWHVALDDTETVVGFQWIAPHPKLPQDACDIATFVQVGRTGLGIGSALFSANAQAAKALGYRWINATIRADNEGGLTYYQSRGFRDWAFDEGVKLDTGQVVDKISKRYDV
- a CDS encoding ActR/PrrA/RegA family redox response regulator transcription factor is translated as MQTLELNEIGPDKSLLLLDDDEPFLRRLAKAMEKRGFEVETAGSVAAGSAIATARPPAYAVCDLRLEDGNGLDVVEVLREKRPDARVVVLTGYGAIATAVAAVKIGATDYLSKPADATDITNALLAKGDDLPPPPENPMSADRVRWEHIQRVYELCDRNVSETARRLNMHRRTLQRILAKRSPR